A single region of the Coraliomargarita parva genome encodes:
- a CDS encoding tyrosine-type recombinase/integrase produces MAKQRFKITPFTNPSGVKVFRVSGTLDGKTIRKNFSTRNEAVTCRDELTVKFLNEKSDGQTVWTTLTHDQNRDAISAINMLKQGGSNKTLSFAVQYLLNHYREAAETMEVGAAVEEYKAVKALEFDRGLLSRRQERAIRIEMDKLKEYFGAHIVGEVQPAQIVEYLNAPLGRSKEVPTIKTWNNRRGYLSTFFKFCLGKKYVAENPVLEIEKFKEKKSRGTAATFSADQARDFMHALESYRGQQNKDGSWWGKPGCMVPYFAITLFAGIRPDFKDGEIGKLSQDDIRSDTGVMLVEPEVSKVNEKRTVKVQPNLRMWLDRYPLDEYPIIPTRMRDMWVDIRKEYHLPHDVLRHTFISMTVGAFRSVGDASLQAGNSEAVIRKHYLDLKSVEEADKFWGIVPTGMELPPMEKKDGRYVPVVQKKDDKDAK; encoded by the coding sequence ATGGCCAAACAACGTTTTAAAATTACCCCTTTTACGAATCCTAGTGGCGTAAAGGTTTTTCGCGTTTCGGGCACCTTGGATGGTAAGACCATCCGTAAAAATTTTTCCACGAGGAATGAAGCCGTTACCTGCCGGGACGAGTTGACTGTAAAATTCCTGAATGAGAAATCGGATGGTCAGACTGTCTGGACCACTCTGACTCATGACCAAAATCGCGATGCGATTTCTGCGATCAATATGCTTAAGCAAGGCGGGTCAAATAAGACGCTGTCATTCGCAGTCCAATATCTGTTGAATCACTACCGCGAAGCAGCGGAAACAATGGAGGTTGGAGCTGCGGTTGAGGAGTATAAGGCAGTCAAAGCGCTGGAATTTGACCGTGGCCTGCTATCCAGGCGCCAAGAGCGTGCAATTAGGATCGAGATGGACAAGCTGAAGGAGTATTTCGGCGCGCATATTGTTGGCGAAGTCCAACCTGCCCAGATCGTAGAGTACCTAAACGCCCCGTTGGGTCGATCCAAGGAGGTTCCGACCATCAAGACATGGAACAATCGAAGGGGCTACTTAAGCACGTTCTTCAAGTTTTGTCTGGGGAAGAAGTATGTAGCCGAGAATCCGGTTCTGGAGATTGAAAAGTTCAAGGAGAAAAAGAGCAGAGGGACTGCGGCCACATTTTCTGCGGACCAAGCCCGTGATTTTATGCATGCCCTCGAAAGTTACCGGGGACAGCAGAACAAGGATGGAAGTTGGTGGGGGAAGCCTGGATGTATGGTGCCTTACTTTGCGATAACTCTATTCGCAGGTATTCGACCGGACTTTAAAGACGGTGAGATCGGAAAATTGAGTCAGGATGACATTCGCTCGGATACAGGTGTCATGCTTGTCGAACCTGAAGTCTCTAAGGTAAATGAAAAGCGAACTGTCAAAGTTCAGCCGAATCTACGAATGTGGTTGGATCGGTATCCTTTGGACGAGTATCCCATTATACCAACCCGGATGCGGGATATGTGGGTAGATATCAGAAAAGAATACCACCTGCCTCATGACGTTTTGCGTCATACTTTTATCTCCATGACGGTCGGAGCCTTCCGCTCTGTGGGGGATGCCTCTTTGCAGGCCGGGAACTCGGAGGCTGTGATCCGCAAGCACTATCTGGACCTCAAGAGCGTCGAGGAGGCGGACAAGTTCTGGGGGATCGTGCCAACGGGCATGGAGCTACCTCCCATGGAGAAGAAGGACGGGAGGTACGTCCCGGTCGTCCAGAAAAAGGATGACAAGGATGCCAAGTAG